In Mycobacterium sp. JS623, one genomic interval encodes:
- a CDS encoding D-alanine--D-alanine ligase family protein, whose amino-acid sequence MTAHQSGKTGRIRVAVVYGGRSSEHAISCVSAGSILRNLDPERFEVVAVGITPGGSWVLTDGRPETLAITDGRLPEVSGASGTELALPADPVRGGQLLSLGQGGEMLEAVDVVFPVLHGPYGEDGTIQGLLELAGVPYVGAGVLASATGMDKEFTKKLLIADGLPVGDHVVLRPRQHTVELEDRERLGLPVFVKPARGGSSIGVSRVTAWDQLPAAIELARRHDPKVIVEAAIPGRELECGVLEFPDGRVEASTVGEIRVVGVRGREDAFYDFETKYLDDAAELDVPAKIDDELADTVRQLAIRAFNAVDCQGLARVDFFLTDDGPVVNEINTMPGFTTISMYPRMWAASGVDYPTLLATMVETALRRGTGLR is encoded by the coding sequence GTGACTGCCCACCAGTCCGGCAAAACCGGACGCATCCGCGTCGCTGTCGTCTACGGCGGGCGCAGCTCCGAGCACGCCATTTCGTGCGTTTCCGCCGGCAGCATCCTGCGCAATCTCGACCCCGAGCGATTCGAGGTGGTCGCGGTCGGCATCACGCCGGGCGGATCGTGGGTGCTGACCGACGGTCGTCCTGAGACGCTCGCGATCACCGACGGCCGACTGCCCGAGGTCAGCGGGGCATCGGGTACCGAACTGGCCTTGCCCGCCGACCCTGTTCGCGGCGGTCAGCTGTTGTCGCTCGGGCAGGGCGGCGAGATGCTCGAGGCGGTCGACGTCGTGTTTCCCGTCCTGCACGGACCTTACGGAGAGGACGGCACTATCCAAGGGCTGCTCGAACTCGCCGGTGTGCCGTACGTCGGAGCGGGCGTGCTGGCCAGCGCGACGGGCATGGATAAGGAATTCACCAAGAAGCTGCTTATCGCCGACGGGCTGCCGGTCGGCGACCACGTCGTGCTGCGGCCGCGCCAGCACACTGTCGAACTCGAGGATCGCGAGCGGCTCGGACTACCGGTGTTCGTCAAGCCCGCGCGCGGTGGCTCGTCCATCGGCGTCAGCCGCGTCACGGCATGGGACCAGCTGCCCGCCGCAATCGAGCTGGCTCGCAGGCATGACCCGAAGGTGATCGTCGAGGCGGCGATACCTGGACGCGAATTGGAGTGCGGCGTCCTGGAATTCCCGGACGGCCGGGTCGAGGCCAGTACGGTCGGCGAGATTCGGGTCGTGGGTGTGCGTGGCCGTGAGGACGCGTTCTACGACTTCGAGACCAAGTATCTCGATGACGCCGCCGAACTCGACGTGCCGGCCAAGATCGATGATGAACTCGCAGATACGGTGCGGCAGTTGGCTATTCGAGCTTTCAACGCCGTCGACTGCCAGGGACTTGCCCGCGTCGACTTCTTTCTGACCGACGACGGGCCGGTGGTCAACGAGATCAACACCATGCCCGGCTTCACGACCATCTCGATGTACCCGCGGATGTGGGCGGCCAGCGGCGTGGATTATCCAACCCTGTTGGCCACCATGGTCGAAACGGCGCTGCGCCGCGGCACCGGCCTGCGTTAG
- a CDS encoding DUF3515 domain-containing protein has product MTAETRDGPPRALLIAALVVAVGAVIGILVVAALQQSPPSQQPVAIASVPAPKGDSAECRALLGALPEQLGDYHRAPAAQPAPAGAAAWTAAGEPIIVRCGLDRPAEFVVGSPLQVVNAVQWFRVGEAGAGNDPAADQGRSTWFAVDRAVYVALTLPQGSGPTPIQEISDIIAKSLPAKPIDPAPVR; this is encoded by the coding sequence GTGACTGCCGAGACCCGCGACGGGCCCCCGCGGGCGCTGCTGATCGCCGCGCTGGTCGTGGCGGTCGGCGCGGTCATCGGCATCCTCGTCGTCGCCGCGCTGCAGCAGTCCCCACCCAGCCAACAACCCGTCGCGATCGCGTCCGTGCCCGCACCCAAGGGCGACAGCGCCGAATGCCGAGCGCTCCTCGGCGCCCTGCCGGAACAACTGGGTGACTATCACCGTGCCCCGGCGGCGCAGCCCGCACCGGCAGGGGCGGCCGCGTGGACGGCGGCAGGCGAGCCGATCATTGTGCGATGCGGCCTCGACCGGCCTGCGGAGTTCGTCGTCGGCTCCCCGCTCCAAGTGGTCAACGCCGTGCAGTGGTTCCGGGTGGGCGAAGCAGGGGCGGGCAATGACCCAGCCGCCGATCAAGGCCGCAGCACATGGTTCGCCGTCGACCGTGCGGTGTACGTGGCGTTGACATTGCCGCAGGGATCCGGTCCGACGCCGATACAGGAGATCTCGGACATCATCGCAAAATCGTTGCCCGCAAAGCCGATTGATCCCGCACCCGTGCGATAG
- a CDS encoding Lrp/AsnC ligand binding domain-containing protein gives MVEAFMLIQTEVGRAEVVAKQLAGLPGVLSSEYVTGPYDVVARIRADTLADLHANVVPSVQQVTGITRTLTCPIANGVGP, from the coding sequence GTGGTAGAGGCTTTCATGCTGATCCAGACCGAGGTGGGCCGCGCCGAGGTCGTCGCCAAGCAGCTCGCCGGCCTCCCCGGCGTGTTGTCGTCGGAATACGTCACCGGCCCATACGACGTGGTGGCCCGAATCCGCGCCGACACCCTAGCCGACCTGCACGCCAACGTCGTTCCGAGCGTGCAGCAGGTCACCGGCATCACCCGGACGCTGACCTGCCCGATTGCCAACGGAGTGGGCCCTTAG
- a CDS encoding thiamine-phosphate kinase, with protein sequence MASEEAETLAGVGEFAVIDRLVAGRRLPETVQLGPGDDAAVVSATDSRVVVSTDMLVEGFHFRLDWSSPHDIGRKAIAQNAADIEAMGASTTAFVVAFGAPGDTQTKLALELADGMWHEAGLLGAGIAGGDLVSAPQWVIAVTALGDLAGRAAVRLDGARPGDAVAVVGDLGWSAAGYALLRNGIGGFDALRRRHLVPEPPYGQGRVAADAGATAMTDISDGLVADLGHIAQASGIGIDLSRDALETHHDALLGAAGEMAMDPWVWVLAGGEDHALVATFAGEPPAGWTTIGRVLDGAPRVLLDGEQWHGDTGWQSF encoded by the coding sequence ATGGCGAGCGAAGAGGCCGAGACACTGGCTGGGGTGGGGGAGTTCGCCGTCATCGACCGTTTGGTTGCGGGTCGGCGGCTGCCCGAGACAGTGCAATTGGGACCCGGGGATGACGCGGCCGTGGTGAGCGCGACCGATTCCCGCGTTGTCGTCTCCACGGACATGCTCGTCGAAGGGTTCCATTTCCGGCTGGATTGGTCATCGCCGCACGACATCGGCCGTAAGGCGATCGCGCAGAATGCCGCGGACATCGAGGCGATGGGCGCATCGACCACCGCCTTCGTCGTCGCCTTTGGCGCACCCGGCGATACGCAGACAAAGTTGGCGCTCGAACTGGCCGACGGCATGTGGCACGAGGCCGGGCTGCTGGGCGCGGGCATCGCCGGCGGTGATCTGGTCAGCGCGCCGCAGTGGGTGATCGCGGTGACCGCGCTGGGCGATCTGGCCGGTCGCGCAGCGGTACGCCTCGATGGGGCGCGCCCAGGCGACGCCGTCGCGGTGGTGGGGGACCTCGGCTGGTCTGCTGCCGGATATGCGTTGTTGCGCAACGGCATTGGAGGATTTGACGCATTGCGTCGCCGGCATCTGGTGCCGGAACCTCCCTACGGGCAGGGCAGGGTGGCCGCCGATGCAGGCGCCACGGCGATGACAGACATCTCCGACGGACTGGTGGCCGACCTCGGGCATATCGCGCAAGCCTCAGGAATCGGCATCGATCTGTCGCGTGACGCGCTGGAGACACATCACGACGCGCTCTTGGGGGCGGCCGGCGAGATGGCGATGGACCCGTGGGTGTGGGTGCTTGCGGGCGGCGAGGACCATGCATTGGTCGCAACGTTCGCCGGTGAACCGCCGGCCGGCTGGACCACGATCGGGCGCGTGCTCGACGGTGCTCCCCGCGTTCTGCTGGATGGTGAGCAATGGCACGGCGACACGGGCTGGCAGTCGTTTTGA
- a CDS encoding uracil-DNA glycosylase: MTARPLTELVEEGWAAALEPVAPQVAEMGEFLRAEIAAGHRYLPAGPNVLRAFTFPFDQVRVLIVGQDPYPTPGHAVGLSFSVAPDVRPLPRSLDNIFAEYGKDLGFPPPSNGDLSPWAERGVMLLNRVLTVRPGTPASHRGKGWEAVTECAIRALVARRQPLVAVLWGRDASTLKPWLEGEECVAIESPHPSPLSASRGFFGSRPFSRANELLEKMGAEPIDWRLP, encoded by the coding sequence ATGACCGCACGCCCGCTGACCGAACTCGTCGAAGAGGGCTGGGCCGCCGCGCTGGAGCCGGTTGCCCCGCAGGTCGCGGAGATGGGCGAGTTTCTGCGGGCCGAAATCGCGGCGGGACACCGGTATCTGCCCGCGGGCCCGAATGTGTTGCGCGCGTTCACCTTTCCGTTCGACCAAGTCCGGGTACTCATCGTCGGACAGGATCCGTACCCGACGCCGGGGCATGCAGTGGGATTGAGCTTCTCGGTGGCACCCGATGTGCGGCCGCTGCCGCGCAGTCTGGACAACATCTTCGCCGAATACGGCAAGGACCTGGGGTTTCCGCCGCCTTCCAACGGTGACTTGTCGCCGTGGGCGGAGCGCGGCGTGATGTTGCTGAACAGGGTGCTCACCGTGCGCCCGGGCACTCCGGCCTCGCATCGCGGCAAGGGCTGGGAAGCGGTGACCGAATGTGCGATCAGGGCGCTGGTGGCCCGTCGGCAGCCGCTTGTTGCGGTGTTGTGGGGTCGCGACGCGTCGACACTCAAGCCGTGGTTAGAAGGAGAAGAGTGCGTGGCGATCGAGTCGCCGCATCCGTCGCCGCTCTCGGCGTCGCGCGGGTTCTTCGGCTCGCGACCATTCAGCCGCGCCAACGAATTGCTTGAGAAGATGGGCGCCGAGCCGATCGACTGGCGCCTTCCTTGA
- the rpmB gene encoding 50S ribosomal protein L28 — MAAVCEICGKGPGFGKSVSHSHRRTSRRWDPNIQTVRAVTHPGGNKKRVNVCTSCIKAGKVSRG; from the coding sequence ATGGCTGCCGTCTGCGAGATCTGCGGAAAGGGCCCCGGCTTCGGCAAGTCGGTGTCGCACTCCCATCGCCGGACCAGCCGTCGTTGGGACCCCAACATCCAGACCGTGCGCGCCGTGACCCACCCCGGTGGGAACAAGAAGCGCGTCAACGTCTGCACCTCGTGCATCAAGGCGGGCAAGGTCTCGCGCGGCTAA
- a CDS encoding DAK2 domain-containing protein, translated as MSARRLDASALRHWAHTAVGDLISHTDEINRLNVFPVADADTGTNMLFTMRSAWAQADMHADSDDVTEIAAALAAGALHGARGNSGVILSQILRGLADVVTSAAADRNGAFADIDGPVFAAALRHAVGLVVASMGEPVPGTIVSVLQDAAGAAEHADADGAGLAEVVSAAAEAAAVALDKTTGQLDVLAEAGVVDAGGRGLLVLLDAMSTTLTGRAPHRHEYQPSPPEADAAVTAVAAPQFEVMYLLSGCDAGGVETLRERLEQLGESVAIAASTDGAGHYSVHVHANDAGAAVEAALSVGTPSRIQITSLSAGSGARPAGGWSRERAVLAVVDGDGAAELFDGEGAHVLRQEADAPVSAKHLLHALVNTGAAQIMVLPNGYVAAEELVAGCTAAIGWGIDVVPVPAGSMVQGLAALAVHDAERQAVDDGYTMARAAASARHGSVRVATEEALTWAGTCKPGDGLAISGDEVLIVGNSITEAAAGLIDLLLASGGELVTVLTGAGVDGSVGEALQEHAHRHHPGTELVSYHTGHRGDALLIGVE; from the coding sequence ATGTCGGCTCGGCGGCTCGATGCCTCCGCTTTGCGGCACTGGGCGCATACCGCCGTCGGAGACCTCATTTCCCATACCGACGAGATCAACCGGCTCAATGTGTTCCCGGTCGCCGACGCCGATACCGGCACAAACATGCTGTTCACGATGCGTTCTGCGTGGGCGCAGGCGGACATGCACGCCGACAGCGACGACGTCACCGAGATCGCGGCCGCCCTGGCCGCAGGCGCGTTGCACGGCGCCCGAGGCAACTCGGGTGTCATCCTGTCGCAGATCTTGCGGGGCCTGGCCGACGTCGTCACATCGGCGGCTGCAGACCGTAACGGAGCGTTCGCCGACATCGACGGACCTGTTTTCGCGGCGGCGCTGCGTCATGCAGTCGGCCTGGTCGTCGCGTCGATGGGGGAGCCGGTGCCCGGGACCATCGTCTCGGTGCTGCAGGACGCGGCGGGGGCAGCCGAGCACGCGGACGCCGACGGTGCGGGCCTCGCCGAGGTGGTTTCCGCAGCCGCCGAGGCCGCGGCGGTCGCGCTGGACAAGACCACCGGACAGCTCGACGTCCTGGCCGAGGCCGGCGTGGTGGACGCCGGTGGCCGCGGCCTGCTGGTATTGCTTGACGCGATGAGCACGACGCTGACGGGTCGCGCGCCGCATCGCCACGAATACCAGCCGTCGCCGCCGGAGGCCGACGCCGCCGTCACCGCGGTGGCCGCGCCGCAGTTCGAGGTGATGTACCTGCTCAGTGGTTGCGACGCCGGCGGTGTCGAAACGCTGCGCGAGCGGCTGGAGCAGTTGGGCGAATCAGTAGCCATCGCGGCCTCGACCGACGGCGCAGGCCACTACTCGGTGCATGTCCACGCCAACGATGCAGGAGCCGCCGTGGAGGCGGCCTTATCGGTCGGGACGCCGAGCCGGATCCAGATCACGTCGTTGTCCGCCGGTTCGGGTGCACGGCCCGCCGGCGGATGGAGCCGCGAACGCGCAGTCCTCGCGGTAGTCGACGGCGACGGGGCTGCGGAACTGTTCGACGGCGAGGGCGCACACGTGTTGCGGCAGGAAGCCGATGCGCCGGTGAGCGCCAAGCACCTGCTGCATGCGCTCGTCAACACCGGCGCGGCGCAAATCATGGTGTTGCCCAACGGCTATGTCGCCGCCGAGGAACTGGTCGCGGGCTGCACCGCGGCGATCGGTTGGGGCATCGATGTTGTCCCAGTACCTGCGGGGTCGATGGTTCAGGGGCTCGCGGCGCTAGCGGTACACGACGCCGAGCGGCAGGCCGTCGACGACGGCTACACGATGGCCCGGGCGGCGGCGAGCGCCCGGCATGGCTCCGTCCGCGTGGCCACCGAGGAGGCGCTGACGTGGGCGGGCACCTGTAAGCCGGGCGACGGGCTGGCGATCTCGGGTGACGAGGTGCTGATTGTCGGCAACAGCATCACCGAGGCCGCCGCGGGTCTGATCGACCTGCTGCTGGCCTCTGGCGGTGAACTCGTGACGGTGTTGACCGGTGCCGGGGTCGACGGCAGCGTCGGCGAAGCGTTGCAGGAACACGCGCATCGTCATCATCCGGGCACGGAGTTGGTGAGCTATCACACCGGCCACCGCGGCGACGCGCTGCTGATCGGGGTGGAGTAG
- the recG gene encoding ATP-dependent DNA helicase RecG has product MAALTDRLEYVLGKKAADPLAEHFEMRTVNDLLRHYPRRYSDGLTVLGEGEELEEGDHVTFVDTIAKAETRWTNRPPKREYLVVTLRDRRPKVTATFFNAKFLKKGLVQGTRLMLSGEVGFFKGTMQLTHPAFFVLDSPGGRQFGTKSLKTIAAASDATGDDLLAVFERDFFPIYPANNKVQSWDIYACVRQVLDVLDPIKEPLTKTVLQQRNLITEDEALRAIHLAENTAERERAQERLTFDEAVGLQWALVGRRYGELSESGPVAKPVDGGLLSAMRDRLPFELTEGQEDVLGVVSAELAASKPMNRMLQGEVGSGKTIVSVLAMLQMIDAGYQCALLAPTEVLAAQHARSIRDVLGPLAMAGQLGGADRATRVALLTGSMSPQQKREVRDEVASGQAGIVIGTHALLQDAVEFKKLGMVVVDEQHRFGVEQRDRLRAKAPEGLTPHLLVMTATPIPRTVALTVYGDLETSTLRELPRGRQPITTNAIFVREKPAWLQRAWQRIIEEVGAGRQAYVVASRIDENDKPAKDDQGPPPTPVVTLYEQLRKGALSGLRLGLMHGRLPSDEKDAVMSAFRAGEIDVLVCTTVIEVGVDVPNATVMVVVDGDRFGISQLHQLRGRIGRGEHPSLCLLATQLPEGSKAGQRLKAVAGTLDGFKLADLDLEERKEGDVLGLSQSGRPITLRFLSLSQHLNIIVAARELCEELYEKDPDHPGMAALAAPFTNADRVEYLDKT; this is encoded by the coding sequence GTGGCCGCCCTGACCGACCGACTCGAGTACGTCCTCGGCAAAAAAGCCGCGGATCCGCTCGCGGAGCACTTCGAAATGCGCACCGTCAACGACCTGTTGCGGCATTACCCGCGCAGGTACAGCGACGGACTGACGGTGCTCGGTGAGGGTGAGGAGCTCGAGGAAGGCGATCACGTCACGTTCGTCGACACCATCGCGAAGGCGGAAACCAGGTGGACGAATCGGCCGCCGAAGCGCGAGTATCTCGTTGTCACGCTTCGTGATCGGCGACCGAAGGTGACGGCGACCTTCTTCAATGCAAAGTTTCTGAAGAAGGGCCTGGTCCAGGGCACCCGCCTGATGCTGTCGGGAGAAGTCGGATTCTTCAAGGGCACAATGCAATTGACACATCCGGCGTTTTTTGTGCTCGACTCGCCCGGTGGTCGGCAGTTCGGTACCAAATCGCTCAAGACGATTGCTGCGGCGTCGGATGCAACCGGTGACGACCTACTGGCGGTGTTCGAGCGGGACTTCTTCCCGATCTACCCGGCGAACAATAAAGTGCAGAGCTGGGACATCTATGCGTGCGTGCGCCAGGTCCTTGACGTGCTCGACCCGATCAAGGAGCCCCTGACGAAAACCGTTCTACAGCAACGGAATCTGATAACCGAAGATGAAGCGCTACGCGCCATCCATCTTGCCGAGAACACCGCTGAGCGTGAACGTGCACAGGAACGGCTCACGTTTGATGAAGCAGTCGGTCTGCAGTGGGCCTTGGTGGGACGGCGATATGGCGAATTGAGCGAATCTGGTCCCGTCGCCAAGCCCGTCGACGGCGGCCTGCTGAGCGCGATGCGCGACCGGTTGCCGTTCGAATTGACCGAAGGTCAAGAGGACGTGCTCGGCGTGGTTTCGGCCGAATTGGCCGCGAGCAAGCCGATGAACCGCATGCTGCAGGGCGAAGTCGGCTCCGGCAAGACCATCGTCTCCGTGCTGGCGATGTTGCAGATGATCGACGCCGGATACCAATGCGCACTCCTCGCGCCTACGGAAGTCCTTGCCGCCCAACACGCTAGGTCCATCCGCGATGTCCTCGGACCGCTGGCGATGGCCGGCCAGCTTGGCGGAGCAGACCGCGCGACACGTGTCGCGTTGCTGACCGGATCCATGTCGCCTCAACAGAAGCGTGAGGTACGTGACGAAGTCGCATCTGGCCAGGCGGGCATCGTCATCGGCACACATGCGCTGTTGCAGGATGCGGTGGAGTTCAAAAAGCTCGGCATGGTGGTCGTCGACGAACAACATCGGTTCGGTGTCGAGCAGCGAGACCGGTTGCGCGCCAAGGCCCCCGAGGGACTGACGCCGCATCTACTGGTGATGACGGCGACTCCGATTCCGCGCACCGTCGCACTCACGGTGTACGGAGACCTCGAAACGTCGACTCTGCGGGAGCTCCCGCGTGGCCGCCAGCCCATCACGACAAACGCGATTTTCGTCAGGGAGAAACCGGCGTGGCTGCAGCGGGCCTGGCAGCGCATCATCGAAGAAGTCGGCGCCGGTCGCCAGGCATACGTTGTCGCGTCGCGTATCGATGAGAACGACAAACCGGCCAAGGATGATCAGGGGCCACCGCCGACGCCTGTGGTGACGCTCTACGAACAACTGCGCAAGGGGGCGCTCTCTGGATTACGACTGGGCTTGATGCACGGTCGACTGCCAAGCGATGAGAAGGACGCCGTGATGTCGGCGTTCCGTGCCGGTGAGATCGATGTCCTGGTGTGTACCACCGTCATCGAGGTCGGCGTCGATGTGCCGAACGCAACGGTGATGGTGGTGGTGGATGGCGACCGATTCGGCATCAGCCAGTTGCACCAACTTCGCGGGCGCATCGGCCGCGGCGAGCATCCCAGCCTCTGCTTGCTGGCCACCCAACTGCCGGAGGGATCAAAGGCGGGCCAACGACTGAAGGCTGTCGCAGGCACTCTGGACGGTTTCAAGCTCGCCGACCTCGACCTGGAGGAACGCAAAGAGGGAGATGTGTTGGGGCTCAGCCAATCTGGTCGCCCGATCACGCTGCGATTCCTCTCGCTGTCCCAGCACCTGAACATCATCGTTGCCGCCCGTGAGCTGTGTGAGGAGCTATACGAGAAGGATCCCGACCATCCCGGAATGGCCGCGCTGGCCGCGCCGTTCACGAATGCCGATCGGGTCGAATACCTGGACAAGACGTGA
- a CDS encoding HNH endonuclease family protein, with product MSRNRLLWLVLSVVLAVVVAIQVTATSDDRTQFVAQADIPTVAPGVDVLADIPEIPVRIRSYDYHRDAFGDTWTDDNPAPGGHNGCDTRNDILDRDLVDKTYVSIKRCPKAVATGTLHDPYTNATVPFTRGAQVGAAVQIDHIVPLALAWDLGARNWPDDMRVRFANDPANLLAVEGQANQDKGDKEPAVWMPANTAFRCQYAMQFIAVLRGYGLPVDAPSATALRDAAATCPTG from the coding sequence GTGAGCCGCAACAGGCTGCTCTGGCTGGTGCTCTCGGTTGTATTGGCGGTCGTGGTCGCCATTCAGGTGACGGCGACATCTGACGACCGTACCCAGTTCGTCGCCCAGGCCGACATCCCCACCGTCGCACCGGGTGTCGATGTGCTCGCAGACATTCCGGAGATACCGGTCCGAATCCGAAGCTACGACTATCACCGGGATGCCTTCGGCGACACGTGGACCGACGACAACCCGGCGCCCGGCGGTCACAACGGCTGCGACACCCGCAACGACATCCTCGACCGCGACCTCGTCGACAAGACGTACGTGTCAATCAAGCGGTGCCCCAAGGCCGTTGCGACGGGCACGCTGCACGATCCGTACACCAACGCCACCGTGCCGTTCACCCGCGGCGCGCAGGTCGGCGCGGCGGTGCAGATCGACCACATCGTCCCCCTGGCATTGGCGTGGGACCTGGGCGCCCGCAACTGGCCCGACGACATGCGGGTGCGGTTCGCCAACGATCCGGCGAATCTCCTTGCCGTCGAAGGCCAGGCGAACCAGGACAAGGGCGACAAGGAGCCCGCCGTGTGGATGCCGGCGAACACCGCATTCCGCTGCCAATACGCGATGCAGTTCATCGCTGTGCTGCGCGGCTACGGTCTGCCAGTCGATGCGCCGTCAGCGACAGCGCTGCGCGACGCCGCGGCGACCTGCCCGACGGGCTAG
- a CDS encoding type IV toxin-antitoxin system AbiEi family antitoxin domain-containing protein, which translates to MARRAWHLDHVEHLVWAQDGVVARRQILAAGGTDGDITRFLRRRELSQVHRGIYVNHTGRLTWTQRQWAGVLAYWPAALAHTSALPDPPTVVLHVAVAPGRNLRPLQRIILHRTPDFETRAELHRSPPAIRVEHAMIDVIADELGRGQVREAFAVLARVCSTRRTSPDRILRTLAGRRRVTGRGTLEAMLADLRDGACSVLEQGYLHRVERAHGLPTGERQTHSTVTGQSTYQDVRYREQGVVVELDGRAFHDSLDDRDRDALRDLAELSQSGLTTTRVTYGLVYGDACRTARLIADLLRQRGWLGRLRTCPNCPAGLALTG; encoded by the coding sequence ATGGCGCGGCGGGCGTGGCATCTCGACCATGTCGAGCACCTGGTCTGGGCGCAGGATGGCGTCGTCGCCCGCCGTCAGATCCTTGCCGCCGGTGGCACCGACGGCGACATCACTCGATTCCTGCGTAGGCGCGAACTGAGCCAGGTCCATCGCGGCATCTACGTCAACCACACCGGTCGGCTGACCTGGACACAGCGGCAATGGGCTGGGGTGCTTGCGTATTGGCCCGCCGCGCTGGCTCACACGTCGGCATTGCCCGACCCGCCGACCGTGGTTCTGCACGTCGCGGTGGCGCCGGGGCGGAACCTGCGGCCGTTGCAGCGGATCATCCTTCATCGGACGCCGGACTTCGAGACACGTGCCGAACTTCACCGCAGCCCGCCCGCGATTCGCGTCGAGCACGCAATGATCGATGTCATCGCCGACGAGCTCGGCCGTGGCCAGGTGCGGGAGGCCTTCGCCGTACTGGCGCGTGTCTGCTCGACCCGTCGCACCAGCCCTGACCGCATCCTTCGGACGTTGGCGGGGCGTCGACGTGTCACGGGCCGCGGCACCTTGGAGGCGATGCTGGCAGATCTGCGCGACGGCGCCTGCTCCGTGCTGGAGCAGGGCTATCTGCATCGCGTCGAGCGCGCGCATGGATTGCCAACGGGCGAGCGTCAGACACACAGCACCGTGACCGGCCAATCCACCTACCAGGACGTGCGGTACCGCGAGCAAGGTGTCGTCGTCGAGCTCGACGGTCGAGCGTTTCACGATTCGCTGGATGACCGCGATCGAGATGCCTTGCGCGATCTTGCCGAGTTGAGCCAGTCAGGGCTCACCACAACGCGGGTGACGTACGGCCTCGTTTACGGTGATGCATGCCGCACAGCCAGGCTGATCGCCGATCTACTCCGTCAGCGCGGTTGGCTCGGCCGCCTGCGAACCTGCCCGAATTGCCCAGCGGGGCTTGCCTTAACGGGTTGA
- a CDS encoding aldo/keto reductase, whose amino-acid sequence MTSAAAIPTITLNDENTIPVIGLGVAELSDSETEQAVSAALEAGYRLIDTAAAYGNEAAVGRAIAASGVPRDELFVTTKLATEDQGFGSSQEALTASLERLGLDYVDLYLIHWPAGDAGKYVDSWGGLMKRREDGFTKSIGVSNFHAEHLSNVIDLSYFTPAVNQIELHPLLNQAELRAVNAEYGIVTEAYGPLGVGKLLENPTVVSVAQAHGKTPAQVLIRWSIQLGNVVIPRSANPERIKSNLDVFDFELTNDEMATLNGLDDGTRFRPNPETYTGT is encoded by the coding sequence ATGACGTCGGCGGCCGCGATTCCCACTATCACTCTCAACGACGAGAACACGATCCCGGTGATCGGCCTCGGCGTCGCCGAGCTGTCGGACTCCGAGACCGAGCAGGCCGTGTCGGCGGCGCTGGAAGCCGGCTACCGGTTGATAGACACCGCGGCCGCCTACGGCAACGAGGCCGCGGTCGGTCGCGCGATCGCCGCGTCGGGGGTGCCCCGCGATGAGCTGTTCGTCACGACCAAGCTGGCCACCGAGGATCAAGGTTTCGGTTCCTCGCAGGAGGCGCTGACGGCCAGCCTCGAGCGGCTCGGCCTCGATTACGTCGACCTGTACCTGATCCACTGGCCCGCCGGCGACGCAGGCAAGTACGTCGACAGCTGGGGCGGGCTGATGAAGCGCAGGGAGGACGGCTTCACCAAATCCATCGGGGTGTCCAACTTTCACGCCGAGCACCTGTCGAACGTCATCGACTTGTCGTACTTCACCCCGGCCGTCAATCAGATCGAGCTACACCCGCTGTTGAATCAGGCCGAGCTGCGGGCGGTCAACGCCGAGTACGGCATCGTCACCGAGGCCTACGGCCCGCTTGGTGTTGGCAAGCTGTTGGAAAATCCGACGGTCGTGTCGGTCGCGCAGGCGCACGGCAAGACGCCGGCGCAGGTGCTGATCCGCTGGAGCATTCAGCTCGGCAACGTGGTGATCCCACGCTCGGCGAACCCGGAGCGGATCAAGTCGAACCTCGACGTGTTCGACTTCGAGCTGACTAACGACGAGATGGCCACACTCAACGGCCTCGACGACGGCACGCGCTTCCGCCCGAATCCGGAAACCTACACGGGCACCTAG